A stretch of Halichondria panicea chromosome 1, odHalPani1.1, whole genome shotgun sequence DNA encodes these proteins:
- the LOC135344181 gene encoding uncharacterized protein LOC135344181: MPFLEEKHVQLLRSSGLVGKVRLSTDMSQDDYNYGRSVITSKDLLVDSTDSGRLEESRVQLDELLVEDKLTGVPLLVFANKQDLGMALKADDISNDMKLTELTDRQWQIQPCSAKTEEGIAVHNNPLTSRLGWKDKPPCWSFSTELNFNHEV, from the exons ATGCCATTCCTTGAAGAGAAACATGTGCAACTTTTGAGATCTAGCGGCCTTGTTGGAAAAGTGCGGCTTTCCACTGATATGTCTCAagatgactataattatggccgcAGTGTCATCACATCCAAGG ATCTACTTGTGGATAGCACTGATTCTGGTAGACTAGAAGAATCACGAGTACAGTTGGATGAGCTTCTGGTGGAGGATAAACTCACTGGAGTACCCCTACTAGTGTTTGCAAATAAACAAGACCTAGGGATGGCTTTAAAAGCTGATGAT ATCAGCAACGATATGAAGCTAACTGAGCTGACTGACAGACAATGGCAGATACAACCATGCTCGGCCAAAACTGAAGAAGGGATTGCG GTACACAACAATCCACTTACCAGTCGCTTAGGCTGGAAGGACAAGCCACCATGTTGGAGTTTCTCCACAGAGTTGAATTTCAACCACGAGGTTTAG
- the LOC135332260 gene encoding uncharacterized protein LOC135332260 yields the protein MKGDIRIALHCFGGTSSVDIPWAKGREGRLCFLPHLLSSHKHPCRFIWSISRNQSFVDTFRHLYPDLAGAYTYQFNARAKNTGWRLDYFVVSERLLPHVTDVVIRKEVFGSDRCPLVIGLTDHTHKRMTNPELIGYH from the exons ATGAAGGGGGACATAAGAATTGCCCTCCATTGTTTTGGAGGAACCAGC TCGGTGGACATCCCATGGGCGAAGGGAAGGGAGGG ACGCCTTTGTTTTCTACCCCACCTCCTGAGCAGCCACAAACATCCCTGCAGGTTCATCTGGTCCATCAGCAGAAACC AGAGTTTCGTGGACACCTTCCGTCACCTGTATCCCGACCTCGCTGGAGCGTACACTTACCAGTTCAACGCCAGAGCCAAGAACACTGGCTG GAGACTGGATTATTTCGTGGTGTCTGAGCGGCTCCTCCCTCATGTAACTGATGTGGTGATTCGTAAGGAGGTGTTTGGGAGCGACCGTTGCCCATTGGTGATTGGATtgacagaccacacccacaagaGAATGACGAACCCTGAATTGATTGGCTATCACTAG